In Bacteroidota bacterium, a single window of DNA contains:
- a CDS encoding TonB-dependent receptor, translated as MKPSVCFLLCICISFLSIPSSAAGQVSHSFSGTIKSAETGEALIGASIIVRELKTVGASTNAYGFYSLTIPEGTYTLVVQFVGYKSRIDTIVLDKDQTMNFSLSQELIKVGEVVVTAERSNKNVTSTEMGANNLEVHEVKSIPVLLGEKDILKTIQLLPGIQAAGEGSTGFYARGGGIDQNLIVLDEATVYNSSHLLGFLSIFNSDAVKDVKVITGGMPAEYGGRLSSVLDIRTNDGSTKEFEGTGGIGLLASRLTVDGPIVKDEGSFIISARRTYADLFLRLSSDTTINRASLYFYDLNAKANYALGEKDKMFISGYFGRDNFDYPNVFGFNWGNTAATWRWNHIFADNLFSNVSLIYSNYEYSNNVTSGTSQAIITSGIRDYDFKTDLQYFINSSNTLKFGISSIYHTFLPGSVTATSAGSFNSFSIENRYASENAAYVADEVSILTGLKLNYGLRFSAFTLFGPAHIYTYDNSGNTLDTATYGSGQVIKTYASPEPRIAANLSIDETSSIKASYARTAQYLHLLSNSTVSNPSDVWVPSSNNVKPQYADQTSLGYFRNFDDNEYEASLELYYKNMQNLIDYANGADLQLNPNVEALLRYGKGWSYGVEMLIRKKYGKFSGWVAYTLARTRQQFPDINNGQPYPATQDRTHDISIVAIYDYSTAWTFSATWVYYTGNAVTFPSGIYNVDNRAIPLYTERNGYRMPPYSRLDLSATWTLGPHSNLNFSLYNAYDRWNAYAINFIVNPNNPNQTEAVQTTFFPIIPSVTYNFNF; from the coding sequence ATGAAACCATCTGTGTGCTTCCTCCTGTGCATCTGCATCTCTTTTCTTTCGATCCCAAGCTCAGCCGCCGGCCAGGTCAGCCACTCGTTCAGCGGAACAATCAAGAGCGCCGAAACCGGAGAGGCGCTCATAGGAGCTTCCATCATCGTGCGAGAGCTAAAGACCGTCGGCGCTTCCACGAACGCGTACGGCTTTTACTCGCTCACCATTCCGGAAGGAACTTACACCCTCGTTGTCCAGTTCGTCGGCTATAAATCGAGGATCGATACGATCGTCCTGGATAAGGATCAAACGATGAACTTCTCGCTTTCGCAGGAGTTGATCAAAGTCGGCGAGGTGGTTGTGACCGCGGAGAGATCCAACAAGAACGTGACCTCGACAGAAATGGGGGCGAACAATCTCGAGGTCCACGAAGTAAAATCGATCCCCGTCCTTCTGGGGGAAAAGGACATTTTGAAAACGATCCAGCTTCTTCCCGGCATTCAGGCGGCGGGAGAAGGAAGCACCGGATTCTACGCGCGCGGCGGCGGGATCGATCAAAATCTGATCGTGCTTGACGAGGCGACCGTCTACAATTCATCCCATTTGCTCGGCTTTCTTTCCATCTTCAACTCGGACGCAGTGAAAGACGTCAAAGTGATCACGGGGGGTATGCCGGCGGAGTACGGCGGGCGGCTTTCATCGGTGCTCGATATTCGCACAAACGACGGGAGCACGAAGGAGTTCGAGGGAACGGGGGGCATCGGGCTTCTGGCATCCAGGCTCACGGTCGACGGACCGATCGTGAAGGATGAAGGCTCTTTCATTATTTCTGCGCGGAGGACCTACGCCGACCTCTTTCTGAGGCTGTCGAGCGACACGACGATCAATCGGGCGAGCCTGTATTTCTACGACCTGAATGCGAAGGCGAATTACGCGCTGGGAGAAAAAGACAAGATGTTCATCTCCGGATATTTTGGCAGGGATAATTTCGATTACCCGAACGTTTTCGGCTTCAACTGGGGGAACACTGCGGCGACGTGGCGGTGGAATCATATTTTCGCTGACAATCTTTTTTCCAACGTCTCTCTTATTTACAGCAACTATGAGTACAGCAACAATGTCACGTCGGGAACGTCGCAGGCGATCATCACTTCCGGCATTCGCGACTATGATTTCAAAACAGATCTCCAGTATTTTATCAACTCCTCGAATACGTTGAAATTCGGCATCAGTTCTATCTACCATACCTTTTTGCCCGGAAGCGTTACGGCAACATCGGCGGGGTCGTTCAACTCCTTCAGCATTGAAAACAGATATGCTTCGGAAAACGCCGCGTATGTCGCCGACGAGGTCAGCATTCTCACCGGACTGAAATTGAACTACGGTCTGCGATTCTCCGCCTTTACGCTCTTCGGGCCGGCGCACATTTATACGTACGACAACAGCGGCAACACGCTCGACACAGCGACATACGGCTCCGGCCAGGTGATCAAAACATACGCGAGCCCCGAGCCGCGGATCGCGGCAAACCTAAGCATTGACGAAACGAGTTCAATTAAAGCTTCGTACGCGCGAACGGCGCAGTACCTCCACCTGCTTTCAAATTCGACAGTCTCGAACCCGAGCGATGTCTGGGTACCGAGCAGCAACAATGTAAAGCCGCAGTATGCCGACCAGACTTCGCTGGGGTATTTCAGGAATTTTGACGACAACGAGTACGAAGCGTCTCTCGAGCTGTACTATAAGAACATGCAGAACCTGATCGATTACGCGAACGGCGCGGACCTTCAGCTCAACCCGAACGTTGAAGCCCTGCTCAGGTACGGCAAAGGATGGAGCTACGGAGTTGAAATGCTGATACGGAAAAAATACGGCAAATTCAGCGGCTGGGTCGCCTACACGTTGGCGAGAACGCGGCAGCAGTTCCCCGATATCAACAACGGACAGCCGTATCCTGCGACGCAGGACCGGACTCACGACATTTCGATCGTGGCGATCTATGATTACAGCACCGCGTGGACCTTCTCAGCCACGTGGGTGTATTATACGGGCAACGCTGTCACATTCCCAAGTGGAATCTATAACGTGGACAACAGAGCCATTCCCCTTTACACCGAACGGAATGGATACCGCATGCCCCCCTACAGCCGTCTCGACCTGTCCGCCACATGGACGCTCGGACCGCATTCGAACCTCAATTTCTCGCTCTACAACGCGTATGACAGATGGAATGCATACGCGATCAATTTCATCGTGAACCCGAACAACCCGAATCAAACTGAAGCCGTGCAGACGACCTTTTTCCCCATCATTCCATCGGTAACGTATAACTTCAATTTTTAG
- a CDS encoding DUF4249 domain-containing protein, protein MKMSMITVKKGALAAYAATTLFFGCQKVVSIDLNNANPRLVIEGVVTDQAGPYSVKLSKSADYFAPTLYYPPVSGAVVVLADNFGQVDTLKESISGTYLSSTLLGVGGSSYSMFVSVDGDQYNAASSMPKKVFIDTLYALARNASRGEGPGYDIYVGFKDPPEPGNYYRINATSSVVIPTDSIDGRRYRLFTDKFTNGNEMVERIRAGTLVTAGDTITVSLCSIDEAAYNYFNTLNDILMSDRAPTSLSPANPTTNISNGSLGYFAAYTVDTKQIVLH, encoded by the coding sequence ATGAAGATGTCAATGATCACCGTAAAAAAAGGAGCGCTTGCAGCATATGCCGCGACAACCTTGTTTTTCGGATGCCAGAAGGTTGTATCGATCGACCTGAATAACGCCAACCCGCGGCTCGTCATTGAAGGAGTTGTGACCGACCAAGCCGGGCCCTACTCGGTGAAGCTGAGCAAGTCGGCCGACTATTTTGCCCCGACGCTCTATTATCCTCCCGTGTCCGGCGCCGTCGTCGTTCTTGCCGACAATTTCGGCCAGGTTGATACGCTGAAGGAATCGATAAGCGGAACCTATTTATCGTCGACCTTGCTTGGCGTTGGAGGAAGTTCGTATTCGATGTTCGTCAGCGTTGACGGGGATCAATACAACGCAGCCTCTTCCATGCCCAAAAAAGTATTTATCGACACGTTGTATGCGTTGGCAAGAAATGCATCGCGCGGTGAAGGTCCCGGGTACGACATTTATGTCGGGTTCAAGGACCCCCCCGAGCCGGGCAACTATTACCGAATCAACGCAACTTCGAGCGTTGTTATCCCGACCGATTCGATCGACGGAAGGAGATACCGTCTCTTTACCGATAAATTCACGAACGGCAATGAAATGGTGGAACGGATCAGAGCGGGAACATTAGTCACAGCCGGCGATACCATAACCGTATCGCTCTGCTCGATAGACGAAGCGGCGTATAATTATTTCAACACCCTCAATGATATTCTCATGTCGGACAGAGCTCCGACATCCCTCTCGCCGGCAAACCCGACAACCAACATCAGCAACGGCTCGCTCGGATATTTTGCAGCGTATACCGTGGATACAAAGCAGATCGTGCTCCATTAA
- a CDS encoding NAD(P)-binding domain-containing protein has translation MKIGVLGTGMVGKVIATKLVQLNHQVKMGSRTANNEKAAEWVKANGMKASQGTFADAAEFGEILFNCTSGMASLEALKMAGEKNMNGKVLVDVANALDFSKGMPPTLFVCNTDSLAEQIQRTFPQVKVVKSLNTLNCNLMVNPSLVPGNHDVFVSGNDIVAKAKVTDILKNWFGWKSVIDLGDLTAARGMEMLMPFWIRLMGTFQTPNFNYKIVR, from the coding sequence ATGAAAATCGGCGTACTCGGGACCGGCATGGTAGGAAAAGTCATCGCCACGAAATTGGTCCAGCTTAATCATCAGGTCAAAATGGGCTCGCGCACCGCGAACAACGAGAAAGCGGCGGAATGGGTCAAAGCGAACGGCATGAAAGCTTCGCAGGGGACCTTCGCGGATGCCGCCGAGTTCGGCGAGATTCTCTTCAACTGCACCTCGGGCATGGCATCCCTTGAGGCGCTGAAAATGGCGGGGGAAAAAAATATGAACGGAAAAGTTCTGGTCGATGTCGCCAATGCCCTCGATTTTTCCAAGGGAATGCCCCCGACCCTTTTTGTCTGCAACACCGATTCGTTGGCAGAGCAGATCCAGCGGACGTTCCCGCAGGTCAAGGTCGTGAAAAGCCTGAATACCCTGAACTGCAATTTGATGGTCAACCCTTCGCTCGTGCCGGGGAATCATGACGTTTTTGTGAGCGGCAACGACATTGTCGCCAAAGCGAAAGTCACGGATATCTTGAAGAATTGGTTCGGCTGGAAAAGCGTCATCGACCTTGGAGACCTTACCGCTGCCCGCGGAATGGAAATGCTGATGCCCTTCTGGATTCGCCTGATGGGAACATTCCAGACCCCGAATTTCAACTACAAGATAGTGCGGTGA